The Nitriliruptor alkaliphilus DSM 45188 genome includes a region encoding these proteins:
- the neuB gene encoding N-acetylneuraminate synthase, producing the protein MNRTLVIAEAGVNHGGSLPAALELVDAAVGAGADVVKFQTFDARSLATATAPQAAYQRRNAAAASQIEMLTGLQLDRDAHDTLAARCAETGIEFLSTAFDEVSLGWLLELGIRRVKVPSGELTNGPLVLAFARTGLPLIVSTGMASLADIEGALAVIAFGAQHAEGVPTPERLREAYTTAARDGSLREWVTLLHCTSSYPADPSDVHLAAMDTLAQAFALPVGYSDHTLGTAVSIGAVARGARVVEKHLTLDRDAPGPDHAASLEPDGFTELVAGIRAVEAAIGSPVKYPTAAETDTVMTARRSVVAARPIAAGQVIAAEDLRAARPGTGRPPADLWHLPGRTATRDYGVDEPLDARE; encoded by the coding sequence GTGAACCGGACGCTCGTCATCGCCGAGGCCGGCGTCAACCACGGTGGGTCGCTCCCTGCCGCGCTCGAGTTGGTGGACGCCGCTGTCGGGGCCGGCGCCGACGTCGTCAAGTTCCAGACCTTCGATGCCCGGTCGCTGGCGACGGCGACAGCCCCGCAAGCCGCCTACCAGCGCCGGAACGCGGCTGCCGCGTCGCAGATCGAGATGCTGACCGGCCTGCAGCTCGACCGGGATGCGCACGACACCCTCGCCGCCCGCTGCGCCGAGACGGGCATCGAGTTCCTCTCGACGGCCTTCGACGAGGTGAGCCTCGGCTGGCTGCTCGAGCTCGGCATCCGGCGGGTCAAGGTGCCGTCCGGTGAGCTCACGAACGGACCGCTCGTCCTGGCCTTCGCGCGCACGGGGCTGCCGCTGATCGTGTCCACGGGGATGGCGAGCCTGGCGGATATCGAGGGCGCTCTCGCCGTCATCGCCTTCGGAGCCCAGCACGCCGAGGGGGTCCCCACCCCGGAGCGTCTCCGGGAGGCCTACACGACCGCGGCGCGGGACGGGTCGCTGCGCGAATGGGTCACCCTGCTGCACTGCACGTCGAGCTACCCAGCCGACCCGAGCGACGTCCACCTCGCCGCGATGGACACGCTCGCGCAGGCGTTCGCCCTCCCGGTCGGCTACTCCGACCACACCCTCGGGACCGCGGTCAGCATCGGCGCCGTCGCCCGCGGCGCCCGCGTCGTCGAGAAGCACCTGACGCTGGATCGTGACGCTCCCGGCCCGGACCACGCGGCATCGCTCGAGCCGGACGGGTTCACCGAGCTGGTGGCTGGCATCCGCGCCGTCGAAGCGGCCATCGGCTCCCCGGTCAAGTACCCCACAGCCGCCGAGACCGATACCGTCATGACCGCTCGCCGAAGCGTCGTCGCGGCCCGCCCGATCGCCGCCGGCCAGGTGATCGCTGCGGAGGATCTCCGCGCCGCCCGACCTGGCACCGGTCGGCCGCCGGCCGACCTCTGGCACCTGCCCGGCCGGACGGCGACCCGCGACTACGGCGTCGACGAACCGCTCGACGCCCGCGAGTGA
- a CDS encoding DegT/DnrJ/EryC1/StrS family aminotransferase, with the protein MIPLAVPNLAGREAEYLQECITSTYVSTVGPFVGRLEEQVAAAAGTTGAVAVSTGTAGLHLALRVVGVGHGDLVAMPALTFIASANAVAYCGAAPWLFDVTPDALTMDPEQVADAFERDLEPGPDGPVHRPTGRRVAAVLPVHTLGHPADLDPLAATAHRHAIPVVADAAAALGARYRGRAIGQAGAAISVFSFNGNKTVTAGGGGALVSDDAALLARARHLSTTARVGSDYDHDEVGFNYRMTNVQAAVGCAQMEQLDTFVATKRRIQATYTERFSDLADVRPIPQASWADSACWFAGFSLEGWDADQVAALRAGLRDDGIDARPFWKPMHLQRPYADAPAEPLPVTEDVWQRLITLPCSTGITDDELGRVIAAVRGRLT; encoded by the coding sequence ATGATCCCGCTCGCCGTACCGAACCTCGCCGGTCGCGAGGCCGAGTACCTCCAGGAGTGCATCACCTCGACCTACGTCTCGACGGTCGGGCCCTTCGTGGGACGTCTCGAGGAGCAGGTGGCGGCGGCCGCGGGGACGACCGGTGCCGTGGCGGTCTCCACCGGGACCGCGGGCCTCCACCTCGCCCTCCGTGTCGTCGGCGTCGGGCACGGCGACCTCGTCGCCATGCCCGCCCTGACCTTCATCGCATCGGCCAACGCGGTGGCGTACTGCGGCGCGGCACCGTGGCTGTTCGACGTGACCCCGGACGCGCTCACGATGGATCCCGAGCAGGTCGCCGACGCATTCGAGCGCGACCTGGAACCCGGACCCGACGGCCCGGTGCATCGCCCGACCGGACGTCGGGTCGCGGCCGTGCTACCGGTCCACACCCTCGGGCACCCCGCGGACCTCGACCCCCTGGCGGCGACGGCTCACCGACACGCGATTCCCGTGGTCGCCGACGCCGCCGCCGCGCTCGGCGCCCGCTACCGCGGTCGTGCCATCGGGCAGGCCGGCGCCGCCATCAGCGTGTTCTCCTTCAACGGCAACAAGACGGTCACCGCCGGTGGCGGGGGGGCGCTCGTCTCCGACGATGCAGCCCTCCTCGCGCGCGCCCGTCACCTGTCGACCACCGCACGCGTCGGATCCGACTACGACCACGACGAGGTGGGCTTCAACTACCGGATGACCAACGTGCAGGCGGCGGTCGGGTGCGCACAGATGGAACAGCTCGACACGTTCGTCGCGACGAAACGGCGGATCCAGGCCACGTACACCGAACGGTTCAGCGACCTGGCCGACGTACGGCCGATCCCGCAGGCCAGCTGGGCCGACAGCGCCTGCTGGTTCGCGGGGTTCTCGTTGGAGGGCTGGGACGCTGACCAGGTCGCAGCGTTGCGAGCGGGCCTCCGCGACGACGGCATCGACGCCCGCCCGTTCTGGAAGCCGATGCACCTCCAGCGCCCCTACGCCGACGCACCGGCGGAACCCCTCCCCGTGACCGAGGACGTCTGGCAACGCCTCATCACCCTGCCGTGCTCCACGGGGATCACCGACGACGAGCTCGGCCGCGTCATCGCCGCTGTCCGCGGACGGCTGACCTGA
- a CDS encoding Gfo/Idh/MocA family protein, whose protein sequence is MTRALVVGVGSIGTRHVEVLSALGCDVAVVSRRGPFGTHRTFATIAEGVAGVDPEYVVLARETARHGGDVTELAEAGFHGRVLVEKPLTSAPVALPLEGFARVGVAYNLRFHPVLERLRTELAGARIATVTAHAGQHLSTWRPGTDHRSSYSADPAAGGGVLRDLSHELDYLLWMFGPWKRVAAQGGRSGVLNVASDDAWAVLLELDRCALVSLQLDYLDRIGQRRVVVTTEEHTFVADLVAGRLAVDGAVEELPADRHVTYRRQHEAMLGSDQRPCTAAEGIEVVRLIAAIETAAHERRWVTP, encoded by the coding sequence GTGACGCGCGCTCTGGTGGTCGGGGTGGGGTCGATCGGGACGCGTCACGTCGAGGTGCTCTCGGCCCTCGGTTGCGACGTCGCCGTCGTCAGCCGTCGTGGCCCCTTCGGCACGCACCGCACGTTCGCCACGATCGCGGAAGGTGTCGCCGGCGTCGACCCCGAGTACGTCGTTCTGGCGCGTGAGACGGCCCGACACGGTGGTGACGTCACCGAACTCGCCGAGGCTGGCTTCCACGGCCGAGTCCTGGTCGAGAAGCCGCTGACGAGCGCGCCTGTCGCCCTGCCCCTCGAGGGCTTCGCCCGGGTCGGGGTCGCCTACAACCTGCGGTTCCACCCGGTCCTCGAGCGACTGCGGACCGAGCTGGCGGGTGCTCGCATCGCGACCGTGACCGCGCACGCCGGCCAGCACCTCAGCACCTGGCGACCTGGTACGGATCACCGCAGCAGCTACTCCGCTGACCCGGCCGCGGGCGGCGGCGTGCTGCGTGACCTGAGCCACGAACTCGACTACCTCCTGTGGATGTTCGGTCCCTGGAAGCGGGTCGCGGCCCAGGGCGGCCGCAGCGGCGTGCTCAATGTCGCCAGTGATGATGCGTGGGCCGTCCTCCTTGAGCTCGACCGCTGTGCTCTGGTCTCGCTCCAACTCGACTACCTCGACCGCATCGGTCAGCGTCGCGTCGTGGTGACCACCGAGGAACACACCTTCGTGGCCGACCTCGTGGCCGGTCGTCTGGCCGTCGACGGCGCGGTCGAGGAGCTGCCCGCGGACCGTCACGTGACCTACCGTCGCCAACACGAGGCGATGCTCGGCAGCGACCAGCGTCCCTGTACGGCAGCGGAGGGCATCGAGGTGGTCCGGCTCATCGCCGCGATCGAGACGGCCGCACACGAACGCAGGTGGGTGACCCCGTGA
- the neuC gene encoding UDP-N-acetylglucosamine 2-epimerase → MTGTRAEYGLLRPVMRGLRDDDRFALQVVVTGAHLSPEFGSTVTGVEDDGFTVDERVEMLLSSDSPVGVTKSLGLATIGFADAFARLVPDLVLVLGDRYEILGVVQAALIARVPVVHLSGGDVTEGAIDDAIRHAVTKMSHLHLPFSQDAADRILQMGEDPTRVVVAGNPGLDELAAVPVPPRDEVAAALGLELRERNLLVTYHPVTLADEPPAPSFQALLDALDDLGPDVGIILTLPNADTDGRVLIDMTRAYAEARPNAVAHTSLGADRYQRTLRTVDAVVGNSSSGIIEAPAVGVPTVNIGERQRGRLRGASTIDCPPQREAIADAIRRALDWRDVPVGSPYGDGRATARVLDALGAIEDPRALLVKRFHTP, encoded by the coding sequence GTGACCGGCACCCGGGCCGAGTACGGGTTGCTCCGCCCCGTGATGCGCGGTCTGCGCGACGACGACCGGTTCGCCCTCCAGGTCGTGGTCACGGGCGCGCACCTGTCACCCGAGTTCGGCTCGACCGTCACCGGCGTCGAGGACGACGGCTTCACCGTCGACGAGCGCGTCGAGATGCTGCTGTCATCGGACTCGCCCGTCGGGGTCACCAAGTCGCTCGGTCTGGCGACGATCGGGTTCGCGGACGCGTTCGCCCGACTGGTCCCCGACCTCGTGCTCGTGCTCGGTGACCGCTACGAGATCCTCGGCGTCGTCCAAGCGGCGCTGATCGCACGCGTCCCGGTCGTCCACCTCTCCGGAGGCGACGTCACGGAGGGAGCCATCGACGACGCCATCCGGCACGCGGTCACCAAGATGTCCCACCTGCACCTTCCCTTCAGCCAGGACGCCGCTGACCGCATCCTCCAGATGGGTGAGGACCCGACGCGTGTCGTGGTCGCCGGGAACCCCGGTCTGGACGAGCTCGCGGCCGTACCGGTGCCCCCACGCGACGAGGTCGCCGCTGCGCTCGGTCTCGAGCTGCGGGAGCGCAACCTGCTGGTGACCTACCACCCGGTGACGCTCGCCGACGAGCCTCCGGCACCCTCGTTCCAGGCGCTGCTCGACGCGCTCGACGACCTCGGCCCGGACGTCGGCATCATCCTGACGCTGCCGAACGCCGACACCGACGGCCGCGTGCTGATCGACATGACCCGCGCGTACGCCGAGGCACGACCCAACGCCGTTGCACACACCTCGCTCGGTGCCGATCGGTACCAACGCACGCTCCGCACCGTCGACGCGGTGGTCGGCAACTCCTCGAGCGGCATCATCGAAGCGCCCGCCGTCGGGGTGCCGACGGTCAACATCGGTGAGCGCCAGCGCGGGCGCCTGCGCGGCGCCTCGACGATCGACTGCCCACCGCAGCGCGAGGCCATCGCGGACGCCATCCGTCGTGCCCTCGACTGGAGGGACGTGCCGGTCGGTTCGCCCTACGGTGACGGGCGTGCCACGGCCCGGGTGCTCGATGCCCTCGGCGCGATCGAGGATCCGCGCGCGCTGCTCGTCAAGCGCTTCCACACCCCGTAG